Proteins from a single region of Antechinus flavipes isolate AdamAnt ecotype Samford, QLD, Australia chromosome 2, AdamAnt_v2, whole genome shotgun sequence:
- the LOC127547917 gene encoding LOW QUALITY PROTEIN: F-box/LRR-repeat protein 2-like (The sequence of the model RefSeq protein was modified relative to this genomic sequence to represent the inferred CDS: inserted 1 base in 1 codon) produces MRLRLSDRALYVSPQIHVRYNIPVTAASLSSIKSLSRRHVSCVSLINVDGSSDTNSVLQSISYYLGPHLQSLSLGGGSLTEASFVRLIISCPGLQVLDLSGCNSLFMSGKLLDQPETAQQVQKALANLRDLNLSGLRHLADSSFNRLSSCTPKLERLSLARCHITFDPHRSRSAQPGSSAILSFPNILHFLKERASHLVALDLSGTNLTPTALHALGQVVGLHLRELVLRGCRDISTEAVAVLCRQQRGLTSLDLSGCSELADGALLVVSRGLQGLQHLRLEKLQQLTDSGFSSLHWLRELRSLDLAECCRVSGRELAKALEFPRGPPPHLASLRLAYCSLLKDASVISLAQGLGSSLKVLDLSSCMSLTNSSLLAISANLPQLTVLRLAWCKEITDSGLLGLADPGEEKDRGTKLNKNFGDMGFFLPQLPPEPLASLESPSQETPNKQLTPSLLLLKALQELDLTACSKLTDNSLAKVLKFPRLRQLSLSLLLEFSDVGLVAVAQGCPXLEHLALSHCSRLSDRGWARAASFWRRLQHLNLSNCNQLTEQTLATIRQACQQLKVLDVSMCQGISMTAVEHFQAQLPQVTCVQSRFVGGADLAMTL; encoded by the exons ATGAGGCTAAGGTTAAGTGACAGGGCCCTTTATGTGTCCCCCCAGATACACGTTCGGTATAACATCCCCGTGACAGCGGCCTCCCTCAGCTCCATCAAGAGCCTAAGCCGCAGGCACGTCTCCTGTGTGAGCCTTATCAACGTGGATGGTTCTTCGGACACCAACAGCGTGCTGCAGTCCATCTCCTACTACCTAGGCCCACACCTGCAAAGCCTGTCTCTGGGTGGGGGCTCCTTGACGGAGGCTTCTTTTGTAAGGCTCATCATAAGCTGCCCTGGGCTCCAGGTCTTGGACCTCAGTGGCTGCAATAGCCTCTTCATGTCCGGGAAGCTGCTGGACCAACCAGAAACAGCCCAACAGGTGCAGAAGGCCCTGGCTAACCTCCGGGATCTCAACCTGTCTGGCTTACGCCATTTGGCCGACAGCAGCTTTAACCGCCTGAGCAGCTGCACCCCCAAACTGGAGCGCCTCTCTCTGGCACGCTGCCACATCACCTTTGACCCTCACCGCAGTCGGTCGGCCCAACCAGGCTCCTCGGccatcctttccttccccaaCATACTCCACTTCCTGAAGGAGCGAGCCAGTCATCTGGTGGCCCTGGACCTGAGCGGCACAAATCTGACCCCCACGGCTCTCCATGCGTTGGGACAGGTGGTGGGACTTCACCTGCGGGAGCTGGTCCTGCGGGGCTGCCGGGACATCTCCACTGAGGCTGTGGCGGTCCTGTGCCGGCAGCAGCGGGGCCTGACCAGCCTGGACCTGAGCGGCTGCTCGGAGCTGGCCGACGGGGCCCTTCTGGTTGTGTCCAGGGGCCTGCAGGGTCTGCAGCATCTGCGCCTGGAGAAGCTGCAGCAGCTGACGGACTCCGGCTTCTCCTCCTTGCACTGGCTGCGGGAGCTGAGAAGCCTCGACCTGGCCGAGTGCTGCCGTGTGAGTGGAAGGGAGCTGGCCAAGGCCCTGGAGTTCCCTAGGGGGCCCCCACCCCACCTCGCATCTCTCAGGCTAGCCTACTGCTCCTTGCTGAAG gATGCTTCTGTCATCTCTTTGGCCCAGGGGCTCGGCTCCAGCCTGAAGGTGCTAGACCTGTCATCCTGCATGTCCCTCACCAACAGCAGCCTGCTGGCCATCTCTGCCAACCTGCCCCAGCTCACTGTCCTGCGGCTGGCCTGGTGTAAGGAAATCACTGACTCGGGGCTCCTGGGGCTGGCAGATCCAGGCGAGGAG AAGGACAGAGGGACGAAGTTAAACAAGAACTTTGGAGACATGGGCTTCTTCCTCCCACAGCTGCCTCCAGAGCCCTTGGCCTCCCTCGAATCCCCCTCCCAAGAGACTCCCAACAAACAGCTCACACCCTCCCTGCTCCTACTGAAGGCTTTGCAGGAGCTTGACCTCACTGCCTGCAGCAAACTGACAGACAACAGCCTGGCCAAG GTGCTGAAGTTTCCCCGGCTGAGGCAGCTCTCCCTGAGCCTGCTCCTGGAGTTTTCGGACGTGGGGCTGGTGGCGGTGGCCCAAGGCTGCC GCCTAGAGCACCTGGCCCTGAGTCACTGCAGCCGCCTGAGCGACAGAGGCTGGGCCCGGGCAGCCAGTTTCTGGAGGAGGCTCCAGCACCTCAACCTCTCCAACTGCAACCAGCTCACGGAGCA GACTCTGGCCACCATCCGACAGGCCTGCCAGCAGCTGAAGGTGCTGGACGTGTCCATGTGTCAGGGCATCAGCATGACCGCCGTGGAGCACTTCCAAGCCCAGCTGCCCCAGGTGACCTGCGTTCAGTCCCGCTTTGTGGGGGGGGCCGACCTGGCCATGACCCTCTGA